A genomic window from Salvelinus alpinus chromosome 10, SLU_Salpinus.1, whole genome shotgun sequence includes:
- the tubb6 gene encoding tubulin, beta 6 class V isoform X2 — MFGSKTILITFEKRKKRLLILIKGQTGAGNNWAKGHYTEGAELVDSVLDVVRKECEHCDCLQGFQLTHSLGGGTGSGMGTLLISKIREEYPDRIMNTFSVMPSPKVSDTVVEPYNATLSVHQLVENTDETYCIDNEALYDICFRTLKLTTPTYGDLNHLVSATMSGVTTSLRFPGQLNADLRKLAVNMVPFPRLHFFMPGFAPLTARGSQQYRALTVPELTQQMFDARNMMAACDPRHGRYLTVATVFRGPMSMKEVDEQMLAIQNKNSSYFVEWIPNNVKVAVCDIAPRGLKMASTFIGNSTAIQELFKRFSEQFSAMFRRKAFLHWFTGEGMDEMEFTEAESNMNDLVSEYQQYQEATANDGEETFDDEEEELNEEWNLEAQ; from the exons ATGTTCGGCAGCAAAACTATCCTAATCACCTTTGAAAAACGCAAAAAACGACTTTTAATCCTGATTAAAG GGCAGACGGGTGCGGGGAACAACTGGGCCAAGGGCCACTACACTGAGGGAGCAGAACTGGTAGACTCTGTGCTGGATGTGGTGAGGAAGGAGTGTGAGCACTGTGACTGTCTCCAGGGCTTTCAGCTCACCCACTCCCTGGGTGGGGGCACGGGCTCAGGAATGGGCACCCTGCTCATCAGCAAGATCCGTGAGGAGTACCCTGACCGCATCATGAACACGTTCAGCGTCATGCCCTCACCCAAGGTGTCCGATACGGTGGTCGAACCGTACAACGCCACGCTCTCTGTGCACCAGCTGGTGGAGAACACGGATGAGACATACTGCATTGACAACGAGGCGCTCTACGACATCTGCTTCCGTACCCTGAAACTGACCACACCCACTTACGGAGACCTCAACCACCTGGTGTCGGCCACCATGAGCGGTGTGACCACCTCACTGCGCTTCCCTGGCCAGCTCAACGCCGACCTTCGCAAACTGGCCGTCAACATGGTGCCCTTTCCCCGCCTACATTTCTTCATGCCTGGCTTTGCACCACTAACCGCCCGGGGAAGCCAGCAGTATCGCGCCCTGACAGTGCCCGAACTCACCCAGCAAATGTTTGACGCCCGCAACATGATGGCGGCGTGCGACCCGCGCCATGGCCGCTACCTCACCGTGGCCACTGTTTTCCGAGGGCCCATGTCCATGAAGGAGGTGGACGAGCAGATGCTGGCCATCCAGAACAAGAACAGCAGCTACTTCGTGGAGTGGATCCCCAACAACGTCAAGGTGGCCGTATGTGACATTGCGCCCCGCGGCCTTAAGATGGCCTCCACATTCATCGGCAACAGCACGGCCATCCAGGAGCTGTTCAAGCGCTTCTCGGAGCAGTTCTCGGCCATGTTCCGCCGCAAGGCCTTCTTGCACTGGTTCACCGGGGAGGGCATGGACGAGATGGAGTTCACAGAGGCCGAGAGCAACATGAACGACCTGGTGTCTGAGTACCAGCAGTACCAGGAGGCCACGGCTAATGACGGGGAAGAGACATTTGATGACGAGGAAGAAGAACTCAATGA GGAATGGAACCTTGAAGCCCAATAG
- the tubb6 gene encoding tubulin, beta 6 class V isoform X3, with amino-acid sequence MDSVRSGSFGQLFRPDNFIFGQTGAGNNWAKGHYTEGAELVDSVLDVVRKECEHCDCLQGFQLTHSLGGGTGSGMGTLLISKIREEYPDRIMNTFSVMPSPKVSDTVVEPYNATLSVHQLVENTDETYCIDNEALYDICFRTLKLTTPTYGDLNHLVSATMSGVTTSLRFPGQLNADLRKLAVNMVPFPRLHFFMPGFAPLTARGSQQYRALTVPELTQQMFDARNMMAACDPRHGRYLTVATVFRGPMSMKEVDEQMLAIQNKNSSYFVEWIPNNVKVAVCDIAPRGLKMASTFIGNSTAIQELFKRFSEQFSAMFRRKAFLHWFTGEGMDEMEFTEAESNMNDLVSEYQQYQEATANDGEETFDDEEEELNEEWNLEAQ; translated from the exons ATGGACAGTGTCCGGTCGGGGTCCTTTGGACAGCTATTCAGACCTGACAACTTTATCTTCG GGCAGACGGGTGCGGGGAACAACTGGGCCAAGGGCCACTACACTGAGGGAGCAGAACTGGTAGACTCTGTGCTGGATGTGGTGAGGAAGGAGTGTGAGCACTGTGACTGTCTCCAGGGCTTTCAGCTCACCCACTCCCTGGGTGGGGGCACGGGCTCAGGAATGGGCACCCTGCTCATCAGCAAGATCCGTGAGGAGTACCCTGACCGCATCATGAACACGTTCAGCGTCATGCCCTCACCCAAGGTGTCCGATACGGTGGTCGAACCGTACAACGCCACGCTCTCTGTGCACCAGCTGGTGGAGAACACGGATGAGACATACTGCATTGACAACGAGGCGCTCTACGACATCTGCTTCCGTACCCTGAAACTGACCACACCCACTTACGGAGACCTCAACCACCTGGTGTCGGCCACCATGAGCGGTGTGACCACCTCACTGCGCTTCCCTGGCCAGCTCAACGCCGACCTTCGCAAACTGGCCGTCAACATGGTGCCCTTTCCCCGCCTACATTTCTTCATGCCTGGCTTTGCACCACTAACCGCCCGGGGAAGCCAGCAGTATCGCGCCCTGACAGTGCCCGAACTCACCCAGCAAATGTTTGACGCCCGCAACATGATGGCGGCGTGCGACCCGCGCCATGGCCGCTACCTCACCGTGGCCACTGTTTTCCGAGGGCCCATGTCCATGAAGGAGGTGGACGAGCAGATGCTGGCCATCCAGAACAAGAACAGCAGCTACTTCGTGGAGTGGATCCCCAACAACGTCAAGGTGGCCGTATGTGACATTGCGCCCCGCGGCCTTAAGATGGCCTCCACATTCATCGGCAACAGCACGGCCATCCAGGAGCTGTTCAAGCGCTTCTCGGAGCAGTTCTCGGCCATGTTCCGCCGCAAGGCCTTCTTGCACTGGTTCACCGGGGAGGGCATGGACGAGATGGAGTTCACAGAGGCCGAGAGCAACATGAACGACCTGGTGTCTGAGTACCAGCAGTACCAGGAGGCCACGGCTAATGACGGGGAAGAGACATTTGATGACGAGGAAGAAGAACTCAATGA GGAATGGAACCTTGAAGCCCAATAG
- the tubb6 gene encoding tubulin, beta 6 class V isoform X1, with protein sequence MREIVHIQAGQCGNQIGTKFWEVISDEHGIDPAGNYVGDSSLQLDRINVYYNEASPHKYVPRAILVDLEPGTMDSVRSGSFGQLFRPDNFIFGQTGAGNNWAKGHYTEGAELVDSVLDVVRKECEHCDCLQGFQLTHSLGGGTGSGMGTLLISKIREEYPDRIMNTFSVMPSPKVSDTVVEPYNATLSVHQLVENTDETYCIDNEALYDICFRTLKLTTPTYGDLNHLVSATMSGVTTSLRFPGQLNADLRKLAVNMVPFPRLHFFMPGFAPLTARGSQQYRALTVPELTQQMFDARNMMAACDPRHGRYLTVATVFRGPMSMKEVDEQMLAIQNKNSSYFVEWIPNNVKVAVCDIAPRGLKMASTFIGNSTAIQELFKRFSEQFSAMFRRKAFLHWFTGEGMDEMEFTEAESNMNDLVSEYQQYQEATANDGEETFDDEEEELNEEWNLEAQ encoded by the exons TTTTGGGAAGTTATCAGCGATGAACACGGCATCGATCCGGCAGGAAACTATGTGGGTGACTCATCGCTTCAACTCGACAGGATTAATGTGTACTACAACGAAGCGTCCC CACACAAGTATGTCCCCAGAGCAATCCTTGTGGACCTGGAACCTGGGACCATGGACAGTGTCCGGTCGGGGTCCTTTGGACAGCTATTCAGACCTGACAACTTTATCTTCG GGCAGACGGGTGCGGGGAACAACTGGGCCAAGGGCCACTACACTGAGGGAGCAGAACTGGTAGACTCTGTGCTGGATGTGGTGAGGAAGGAGTGTGAGCACTGTGACTGTCTCCAGGGCTTTCAGCTCACCCACTCCCTGGGTGGGGGCACGGGCTCAGGAATGGGCACCCTGCTCATCAGCAAGATCCGTGAGGAGTACCCTGACCGCATCATGAACACGTTCAGCGTCATGCCCTCACCCAAGGTGTCCGATACGGTGGTCGAACCGTACAACGCCACGCTCTCTGTGCACCAGCTGGTGGAGAACACGGATGAGACATACTGCATTGACAACGAGGCGCTCTACGACATCTGCTTCCGTACCCTGAAACTGACCACACCCACTTACGGAGACCTCAACCACCTGGTGTCGGCCACCATGAGCGGTGTGACCACCTCACTGCGCTTCCCTGGCCAGCTCAACGCCGACCTTCGCAAACTGGCCGTCAACATGGTGCCCTTTCCCCGCCTACATTTCTTCATGCCTGGCTTTGCACCACTAACCGCCCGGGGAAGCCAGCAGTATCGCGCCCTGACAGTGCCCGAACTCACCCAGCAAATGTTTGACGCCCGCAACATGATGGCGGCGTGCGACCCGCGCCATGGCCGCTACCTCACCGTGGCCACTGTTTTCCGAGGGCCCATGTCCATGAAGGAGGTGGACGAGCAGATGCTGGCCATCCAGAACAAGAACAGCAGCTACTTCGTGGAGTGGATCCCCAACAACGTCAAGGTGGCCGTATGTGACATTGCGCCCCGCGGCCTTAAGATGGCCTCCACATTCATCGGCAACAGCACGGCCATCCAGGAGCTGTTCAAGCGCTTCTCGGAGCAGTTCTCGGCCATGTTCCGCCGCAAGGCCTTCTTGCACTGGTTCACCGGGGAGGGCATGGACGAGATGGAGTTCACAGAGGCCGAGAGCAACATGAACGACCTGGTGTCTGAGTACCAGCAGTACCAGGAGGCCACGGCTAATGACGGGGAAGAGACATTTGATGACGAGGAAGAAGAACTCAATGA GGAATGGAACCTTGAAGCCCAATAG